A window of Halichoerus grypus chromosome 15, mHalGry1.hap1.1, whole genome shotgun sequence genomic DNA:
AGTGGAGGCCTCGGTCTTCCGGCGCGCCGCGCAGTGACAGTACTTGCCAGAAGGTCGATGCAGCCTCGCTGTGTGAGGCCGAACagccccctcttctctctcaaatcGCAGATCCGCAGCCGCTCTTGCAAGCCGCTCTGAGAGACGCCATGGGAGCCCGTCGTGTCCAGGGTTtgctgttcctcctcctcctcctcggggcCACCTCCTTGGCCTGTAAGAACGGGGGTCCCGGGGGAGAGCTGGTTCAGAGAGGATGCACCTCTGGGGACGGAGGActgcggagggggtgggggcaggtgcttCACCGGGGTCTCATTTCCTCCCCAGTGGAGCAAAATTTGCACTGTCACAAGGGCACATGGATGAGTGTAGAAGAGGACCCAAGGAAGACGTTTAATTGGACCACAGAGAACGTTGAGACTTGTGACAATGGGTCACTGTGCCAGGAATCCCTTCTGATGATTAAAGCAGGTAAAGCGAGAAAGGGCGGTTGGGTCGGGTGGGGGAAGGGTACGTTGTGGGCAGGGCTGttccccctcccctggggccaAACCATAGGCCCACcatcccctttctttccctcctgtcTCCGAACAGGGGCCAAGACAGCCGTGTTGGGCACTAAGGGCTGCGTGGCAGACGGGACGCAGGCGATAATGTATGTCcagcactccccacccccaggcataATCACAGTCTCCTACAGCAGCTACTGTGAGGAGCCCTTGTGCAACAGCAGGCAGAACTTACTGGAGctgtggaaggaggaggagacgCAGGGTGCGTGGGGAGGTGAGACGTGCGCCCTGAGGGAAGCTCGGTAAACCCCTGAGAGGATGGCGGCTCTTCCTCTCTGTGTTCTTACTTGGCTCAGGCCCAGTGGGGCCATACACAAAAGAACCTCAGAGCCTTTGCCTGCCTTTTTCTAAATTGTTACCGTGGGTGGGGTCTCAACACTGCTCAGAGCACCGGGCTGTCAGTGAAGGCTGAGGTGTCAAGCTGGGTTTTGTGTTGATGAAGCAATAAAGGGTCAGTGGAGGTTTCCAAGCAGGATGGTGTGGCATAATCAGTCTGGCAGTGACTGCTTCCCCGAGCTGGCCAGGCCCTACGGCAGTCTGGCCCTGCCTAACTTTCCAGctcacttccttctcttccttccctgtccGTTGTGTTTCAGCTGGGGCCAGTAGTCAAAATACATAACAACAGATACAGTACTGGCCACTCAGAAGGGATGCTGGCCATAAAAAACCCGTCCACCCCTATCCGTGCCTACCAGCTGAATACCAACACTGCAGTGTCTCACAGTCCCCGAAATCCACCAAGCTGCTCACACCTCCCAGCCTTTGTCCTTGCTGTTTACTTTGCtacccaccccaacccccatttTCACTCAGCTAACCTCTGTTCACCCTCCACCTCAACTCAGGTGTCCACTCTGTGAAAATAGTTAGCAGATTCTTCCAGGTGGTTAGATACCCCTCCATTCCTTTGCCATCATACCTTGGACACAGTGCCTACTGAGATGTACTATAATTACTGGCATGACCTTCTTCTAGATGGTGATCTCAGTGGCAGGAACTGTGTCCTTTTCATGTCTGTCTCCACACCTAAGCACACAGTTTGGAAGTCATGTTGGATGGGTTCTGATAGCAGAGAGAATCAGTTGGAGAGGCATGGCAAGGTTGCAGTGATAGGCCTTGATTGTGGGGTGGCAGCAGCAAAGacttggggaagagagggaagcaagAAGAGACAAGTCCAGAGGCAGGACATACCCTAATtgccctctgtttctccctctagcTCCCAGTATGTCACCACGCCTCCACTGCCCAACCTGTGTGGCTTTGGGGACCTGTCTGAAtgctccttctcttccctgccccaATGATACAATTCAGTGCTATCAAGGAAGACTTCAGATCACTGGAGGTAAACTGAACATCCGGTGGTTTCAGAGGCTGGAAAACCAGACATCTGGGTGGATCCCAAGGGGTTCTGACACTCGGGGTTTGGGGAATGAGGAAGGACTGATTCCTCTCTGACTTCCTAAAACATCCATGTATCTCCCCATCCTTTCTTGTTCCATAGGAGGCATCAGCTCATTTTTGGAGGTCAAAGGCTGTACATCCATAATTGGTTGCAGGCTGATGTCTGGGATCTTTACAGTAGGGCCCATGTGGGTGGAGGAAATCTGTCCACATCAGTCTCTCCTTCACCCCCGAAATACTGAAAATGGGGCCACCTGGCTTCCTGTTTCGGTTTGGAGGTTAGAACTAGTGCTGCTGATGTTGCTGCAGTAACTTGTCCATTGTTCCTGAGGAGGTGCTTCTTGTCCTGGACCGCAGGACACCCCTCCTGACTGCTGGTCATCAACAAGTTGAGGAGCAAGTGGAGAGCTAAGAACAGAGAGAGTTCCTGtagatgtattttatatttctaataaagTTTCTGCTGTGATTGGTGTATAACCCAAGACTAGAAGTGGAATTTTAGTGCTGAAAGGGCCCTTAAAATTCATTGTCTCCAACCCACACATTTTGCAGGAAACAGAGATCTGGAAAACTTGAGTGTCTCACACTGACATAGCTATGGGCAAAGCAAGACCAGAACTTTGATACTTGGACCTAAAGTCTGGTTTTCCTTTCACTCTGATTGGTCACTTTTTCTTGTTAGCTGGGCAAGAGATCAGCATTAGCCTCCTTCAGAGCACTCTGAGCCCAACCTTAAGGCCACAGTTGGCTGTTTTGTTCTAATATTTCCCTGGGAGGTATGGcagattttgaaaaatcagaCTCCAAGTTCTGTTAAAATAGACCCCATCTCCTCTGTCCTGTCTCTTGTCCCTTTACatcattcctttccttctctgctgCTTACTTCATGCATCTTCAGTGGACACAGGGAACATAAGAGGCAGCTGGGGCTCAGCAGGGTATGAAAACTGGGGCCTAGGACTCTTGGGGGGAagatttgtttttagtttctctgcTTATTATGCAAGAACACATAAAACCCATCTTATTATAAAAGACTCCAATGATATAGGAGCCACATAGGAAAAAGTAAAAGGTGGGGAGAGGATAAGGGGGAatagacatttattattttatttaaatagttttattgtgGTTTAACTGACATAGCCAACTGCACCAGGGGTGGAAGAAGACTTAATGAAAACTACTGACTCCTACAAAGGACAAAGGACAGGGGAGTTTGGCCATAGCATAGTCTATCCAAGTTCTTTCTAGAAAGTTGTCTGGTTCTAAATCAACTCTTTGAGTTAAAGACGCACTCCAGCTAATACTTTATCTTTGTCCCTAGGCATCCAGTTTCCCATCATGTCAGTTTGCAGGAGAAAGCACAAACAAATCAAATTTGAATTTAATGAGGGGGCATTTAAGTCTCTGAAATAATAAGCATTCAGAACCATGACTGGTAAATGCCATCtagggcaaaaacaaaaacaagccaacTAGATGTTTCCCATAGAagaatggctttcttttttctttttttttttaaagattttattttatttatttgacagagagagagagagagacagctagagagggaacacaagcagggggagtgggagagggagaagcaggctcctggccgagcagggagcccaacgcggggctcgatcccaggaccctgggatcatgacctgagccgaaggcagacgcctaatgactgagccacccaggcaccccgaagaaTGGCTTTCTGATTGCACTGAAGAGAGTTACAAGAGAAATCCCTGAGTGAATGGAAGAATGatacaattttccaaaatttggaaattttgtggattattttggtattttaaaaattatatgtatcaTATGCCAAAGAACTTCAGCGGCACGGGCAAATTTCTCAGGCCACAAactcaaatataataatatatttacataaatatacataatataaaagtattttaatatattgcttatttttatgaTACTTTGGTTGTAAGAATCCCTCATCTGACCCAGCGGTAGGCAGAAACTTAACCAGTTTGAATAAACTCAGCCACCTCAGGGCTTTCTCCCTTTCCACTCTCCTTGCCCAGGGCTTGGCTACAGGACTGGTGGGAAGGAGGTAACTGTCTCATTTTTGCCTCTCTGCTGCTCATGTCCACATTCCTGCTGATGCCTGGTACTTGGCTTCCATTCCTGCTGGCGTCCACTGGGAACCTCCAACCCTGTCTGGGCACTGATGGTCATCCACATGGGCCCTCTCGGGTCTGCCATTCCTCTCTCAGCTACTTCAGGGCCTCTTCCAACAGCTCTCAAGTCCCACTGCAGTGCTTCAGGACTCTGGGTTGTGGAGGCGTCCCATTTGGCTGATGAAATTCCCCCAAGATCTGGAGAAAAGATCATCGCACAGGGAACTGCTTCCTCCCCAGGTACTAGGGAAGAGATGGGGCCTAGCCCTTGGGAGTTATATCATCCACCTTACACAGACCACTatcacacattcttctcaaatctATGGTTTTGCAACAATCATGCCATAAGGCCTTTCGAGGAACTTGAAAATTCCAGGTCTATCAAATCAAAAGTTAGGCCTTCAGAATTATTGTCTCTGTCTCACTTTACATAAGCCTACTTTAAAACTTCAAGGCTGAACGTTAAGATATTTCTGGCTCTTTGCATTTCTAGATAATGCCCTACTAACTGAGGGACAAGGAGTAAGAGAAGTGGTATAAAGAATTGGAGAGTGGGGAGACAACAGTTAAAACGAAATATAATCCTGCCATACACCTATTTGTTCATCTGTCTGGATTTAGCCTCTATCCTCACCCATACTGCTCTCTCCAGGGCTCTGGTTCATGTTCTTCCCTCCCTGAAATTCCATCTCCCATTCCCACCTACCTATCCATGAGAGCCCCACTAGACATCTCCCTGCCAATTCTAGCAGACCTTTCCTGACTTCTCTGACACCCACGCTCTCCCTCCACAGAGCCCCAGCACATTCAGCCATCTTACTtcagtatttttctgtttcccacaCAAAGTATCGTCTCTCCTGACAAGGTAACAGCACCTCAGGCACAGGCCTTGTTTCCAACAGCTTTACAACAGCACCCATAAGATGTGACCAGCAAACTGATGCTATGGTTTCTTCCAGAACTGCTTATTGAAGTGAACCAAATTTCCCctaaacacatacacactcctCTCCAACAACTAAACTGACTACCACCAACTGCAGCCAATTACCTTAAACTTGATGCTAATGTGGAGGAAAAAAGCAGTGAGTTTCTAGAGGgtagagaagaaaagaggcagAAGTTTAGGAAGGGTGGGCACTGAAAAAAGGTAAGAATTTGAAGATCCCTCTCCCTATTTCCTTAATAGTGTTATAGTGGCCATGTGAACAAATCCTGGTTTGGGGCAGTGATGTCAGAGTAGGAGGTCAGTTTTGATCAGGAGCTAGGAAACTAGTTGTTTAAGTTGTTTTACTATTATTTAATGTTAACTAAAGTAATAATTTATTGGGCATTAAATCTGTTTCTTGCTCTATGTGCAGAACTTTAGGAATACAATTTATATAATCGCACTGTATGTCTCTGGTGAAGAGCTGGAGGTGACTTAAATATCCATTACTAAGGGAATGGATAAGCAAAACGGCAGACCTCTTCTTTGGATGGTCAACACTTATTAAACCACAgcactatgttaaaaaaaatttctttcgcAACAAAATCACTTGTAAAAGTTAATACCACAATCAAAATACAAAAGTTCATTCACCCCAAAACTCCCTCATTCTACTCCTTTGTAGCCCCATCCTCCCCTCATCCCAATCATAGACAACCATGGATCTGTTCTCTATCACTATACATTTGCCTTTTTGAAAATGGCATAGAAATGGAACCACACAGTATGGAACCTTTGAGACCAGCTACTTTCACTCACTATTCGTGCCTctgggattcatccatgttgtatgtGTATTGacgtttattcctttttatggacaaatatcattccattgtatggacatactcCAGTTTATCCATTAAGCCATTGaagatgtttgggttgtttctcgTTTGGGGCAGTAATGAAttaaactgctatgaacatttattgtACAGGTTTTTTGATAAACATATAATTTTATCTCTAagataaatacttaggaataggattgctgggtcataaggcaAGAGTTTGTTTAACTTTACAAGAAATGGAgaaactgtttttcagagtgcttgtataattttttattaccaccagcaatgtataagaatCCTAGTTTCATAAGTTTTCAGGCTACAGATGCTGTACATATATCATTAGATTCATATTCATTTCACCTTTTTGAACTATTGTAAATAGTACTTttagaatttcagttttcaatttttcattgctagtatatagaataaatgcaattgatttttgcatgttgatctatgtcaacgtctagtgcgttggggtccctgggtaagggtcgcgaaagaatcaggacacaggggatgcagagcaaaggcagcacttgcaactgcatgcTGCCGTTTATTTCCCACACAGCTATATACTTGCAGTAATCAAATCAACATGACAATATGTACTTTTAGCTAAGAAAAATGATCACATCAATATCTTTGAAAGAAAGCACACGAGGCACAGCGAGAACAATCTAAGACATGcaagaagaaacaagaacaaactaTATCCTGTTTTGATCAAGCCTAAACCCGGAACGATTCTGGCCACCCTCCTTCTGGGAACAACACGCCCCTATGAAAGAGTATACGCAAGAGCCGCTCCCTGCAAAACCGGGCATTCAGAACTTGCAACGTGAGTTAAAggggaagagaacattttctcctcctAAACCAGGCCTGCCTGATTTTCCTTAAGCCCACTGCAGTTCTCAAATAACCTCGGTTGCAAGGGGCTTACAAGCCTAAGCCATCTCAGATCTATATACTAcaaccttgctaaattcatttattagttctagcagttttttgtagattccatggAATTTTTGTAGATTCCATGGAATTTTTCtaaacaatcatgtcatctgcaagtagggacagttttattttttcctttccaatacgtaggccttttatttcttttctttctttctttttaagattttatttattcatttgagacacagagatacagacagaaagagagagcatgagcagggggagaggcagacagtgagggagaagcaggctccccactgagccaggagcccgatgtggggcttgatcccaggaccctgggatcatgacctgagctgaaggcagacacttaaccatctgagccacccaggcgccccttatttctTCTTCCGTCCTTATTGTACCGGTTAGGATTTCTAGTATAATGAATAAAAGTAGCGAGAATGGACATTTTGctttgttcccaatcttaggaagtttctttaaaaattaaacatacagtTACCACAGGATTCAGCCTTTCCTTTCCAAAGTACTACCACTCCccacccaaaaaaaccaaaagcatatgtccatacaaagatttttatacaaatgttcataatagctttatttataagagccccaaactgaaaacaactcaaatgcccaaCAGTGAAAGAATAGATAATAATATATCtttataatggaatactactcagtaaagaaaaaaggaatgaactattgatacatacaGCAACCCTtgtccctctgcctacccccGTCCCTCCCTGGGCTCGCGcgcactcgcactctctctcttaaataaataaataaataaataaaatcttaaaaaccaatAATTGCTcatgtattttcctttattgagatctttatttcttcatatggctttgagttactgtctagtgtcctttcatttcacttTGCAAAACTCCCTTGAGCATTTCTTGCAGGGCAAGTCTGGTGGTCACAAAccccctcagcttttgtttatctgggaatgtcttaatttctccctcacttttgaaGAACAGTTTttctggatataggattcttggtggacagtttctttcttttaacactttgaatatattggccctctgtcttctggcctccaaagttCCTGATGAGAAATCTGCCGGTAATCTTACCGAGGTTCCTTTGTATGTGATGATTTGCTTCTCTTGCTGCtgtcaagattttctctttggcttctgaAAGTTTggttataatgtgtctcagtatGAGTCTCTTTGAGTCCATTTTatttggagtttgttgagcttcctggctgtttatattcatgtcttccatctaatttggaaagttttcagccacaacttggaaacaacccaaatgtccaccaatatttcttcaaatactctcactcctcctttctctgtctctcctccttttGGGACTCCCACACTTGAGTACTGGTTCACTTGATGGCATCCCACAGGTCTCTAAggttctgtttgcttttctccaaCCTTTATTTTCCCTGTCTCAGACTTGAAATATTCCATTGTCCTACactcaagttcactgattctttcttctgcctgctcaaatctgtCTTTGAATCCctctactgaatttttcatttcaattattgtacttttcaactacagaatttctttctggtttctttttaggttttctatctctttattgatatttccattttgttcacacACACTGTCTTCTTGAGTTCCTCCACATCTTCCTTTAATTCCTTGAACATCTTTAAGatagctattttaaaatctttaacatatctgccattaggtttttttttttttttaagattttagcttattcatttgagagagagagcaagcatgagcaggggggaaggggcagagggagagggagcagattccccactgagcagggagcccaatgtggggctccagggtcctgggatcatgacctgagccaaaggcagactcttaacgactgagccacccaggcaccccatgacttTTTTGAAGACagtttctgttggttttttttttcttctttgaatgccacattttcctgtttctttgtatgctttgtgattcttttgttcaacatttgaatctaataatgtggtaactctggaCATCAGATCATCCCTTTCTGAGGGttcattgattttattgtttttatttatcatcattattgttatttttattgttgtagaCTATCTCTGTGCTGAGGATCAGCCTGAGGTATAAACTTAAagtcttctccttcttcttttttaagtaggctccacaccgggcatggagcccaatgcggggcttgaactcatgatcctgagatcaagacctgagctcagatcaagagttggatgtttaactgactgagccacctaggtgccccaaacttAAGGTCTTCTTAGGTCTTTTCTGAGGCTTTCCTTGGGCATGCGCAGTCACTCTCTAATATTCCCCGTATATGTAGTTATTTTTAGAATATCCTAGTCTTTAATGTCTAGCTCTGAAAGGGGAAAAAGCAAaagtgaaggaaggagaaaaggtgCTAGCCCTTCACATCCCCTGGAAGTCACTTAAGCTGGAGAGAAAGGGGCTTGCGACAAAGAGGAAGGTGCAATAACCATGACTGCCCACCTCTTTGTCTGCACCTCTGTGATCAGAAGCAGTAATCAGCAATCAGAGCACAGATCCCCAGTATCTGGAGAACAGAGTCCTTATTGCCCACATGGGCTCCCACAGCTGCATGCAAGTTGCTCCTGGAACACATGCATGACAGCCTGTCACGTGGCTGGGGTGGTGGATGGGTAGCTGCTACTATGTTAAAAACccatatcaggggcgcctgggtggttcagttggctaagtgtctgccttcagctcaggtcatgatcccagggtcctgggatcaagccccacatcaggctcctggctcagcagggagcctgcttctccctcactgtttgcctctccccctgctcatgctctctctttctgtatctctgtgtctcaaatgaataaataaaatctttaaaaaaaaaaaaagaacccaaattaaCTACAATTTACCATCCATGCCTTCCACTGGAAACTGAAAGCTTTCAACagactccagagttccaaaatagttgTATCAGAGAGATTCTGCCAAAGCAACTGTAGTCTAGATGGAgagacagattcctggtgcttccaATTCTTCCATCTTCCCACTGtttgccatgtttttttttttttaaacttagatcAGCAGTTCTAACTACCAAATTAAAGGGAACTCATGGGGCAAAGGAACATGTTAAATGACACCACATGTatacaatcagcaaaatccaggcTGTGGGAACTCTGTATGACCTggctttgtcaaaaattatgtttagagaaaaaaaaaagaggtgaagcTATAActtaaaagagacttaaaaacacaaaatcaaaaaaaaaaaaaaaaaaaacacaaaatcaaatgCAATGTGTGGACCTCACTTGGAAGCTGACTTGAAAaaccaggaaaaatatttttatgagacAAGAAAGGAAATCTATTAATCAACTGGCTATTTAACCGTAATAGGTATTTTAAATTCTATCTGACACAAGAACTGAAACCATGTATTTCAACGTGGCGATGGTTTGTTCCAAGAAAGTCTTGCCTAGAAGAAAAATCTGTAAAAGCTCACTTATCAGACAACAGCTTGCTTATCAAGACTGTTTCAAGACCCTCATTTTGTTGTGTTCACCAATCCTAAACTATTGTGCCACAATCCTTGCCTAATCCTGGCCAGTTTCTTGGTATGAAGAGCTTGCCTCAAACAGCCTTCCTTGATTTTCCCTTTTGTGGTACCGCTGAGATTTTGGTGGTCTCTGTT
This region includes:
- the TEX101 gene encoding testis-expressed protein 101 isoform X1, producing MGARRVQGLLFLLLLLGATSLALEQNLHCHKGTWMSVEEDPRKTFNWTTENVETCDNGSLCQESLLMIKAGAKTAVLGTKGCVADGTQAIMYVQHSPPPGIITVSYSSYCEEPLCNSRQNLLELWKEEETQGAWGAPSMSPRLHCPTCVALGTCLNAPSLPCPNDTIQCYQGRLQITGGGISSFLEVKGCTSIIGCRLMSGIFTVGPMWVEEICPHQSLLHPRNTENGATWLPVSVWRLELVLLMLLQ
- the TEX101 gene encoding testis-expressed protein 101 isoform X2 — encoded protein: MGARRVQGLLFLLLLLGATSLALEQNLHCHKGTWMSVEEDPRKTFNWTTENVETCDNGSLCQESLLMIKAGAKTAVLGTKGCVADGTQAIMYVQHSPPPGIITVSYSSYCEEPLCNSRQNLLELWKEEETQAPSMSPRLHCPTCVALGTCLNAPSLPCPNDTIQCYQGRLQITGGGISSFLEVKGCTSIIGCRLMSGIFTVGPMWVEEICPHQSLLHPRNTENGATWLPVSVWRLELVLLMLLQ